Genomic segment of Paenibacillus sp. FSL R5-0623:
TGACAGGTCGCCATTGCCTTCGGCTCGGCTCCAAGGTCAACACCGGGACGCTCTCGGCTTCGCCACGTTCGCGACAAGGTCGCCATTGCCTTTGGCTCGGCTCCAAGGTCAACACCGGGGCGCTCTCGGCTTCGCCTTGGTCGCGATAGGTCGCCATTGCCTTCGGCTCGGCTCCAAGGTCAATACCGTGACGCTCTCGGCTCTCAGGGGGGACACGACTCCCAATTGCTTTCCTATAAACCTTTTAACCAATTTCAACATTTCTATCAGTATAGACCCGAATTCAAGATTTCAACATCTCTTATTATCGGTAGATATCAATGATTTCCTTACTCAACAAGAGAACGGCCAATTGGCCGTTCTCTTGTTACAGATCCATCTTTACGGGAGCATATGAATGAGCTGTATCTTATTCAGCGCGAAGTTCCAGCAACGCATCGCGAAGCTCGGCAGCACGCTCAAACTGCAGGTTTTTGGCTGCATCTTTCATCTCTACCTCTAAGCGCTGAATAAGCGCCTGGCGATCTTTCTTCGACATCTTCTCGGCTGCGCCTGTGAGATAGTCTTTCTTGGATTCGGCAACTTTGGTTGCCTCAATCACGTCACGCACTTTTTTGCGAATCGTCTGTGGTGTAATGCCATGTTTCTCGTTGTACGCCATCTGAATTTCACGACGGCGTTCGGTTTCCTTTATCGCTTTATCCATCGAATCCGTCACTTTGTCACCGTATAGAATAACCCGACCCTCGCTGTTCCGTGCGGCACGACCAATCGTTTGGATCAGTGAGCGTTCGGAACGTAGGAATCCTTCCTTATCGGCATCCAAAATAGCGACGAGGGAAACTTCGGGCAGATCGAGACCTTCCCGGAGCAAGTTGATTCCGATTAGCACATGGAAAACGCCCAACCTTAAATCACGTAAAATCGCCATCCGTTCCAACGTTTTGATCTCGGAGTGCAGATAACGAACCTTGATTCCAACTTCCTTCAGATAATCTGTCAGGTCCTCGGACATCTTCTTCGTTAATGTTGTAATCAACACACGCTCGTCTTTGGCAATCCGGTCATTAATCTCACCAATCAAGTCATCAATCTGTCCCTTCGTTGGACGCAGTTCAATGATTGGATCGAGCAGTCCGGTTGGACGAATAATCTGTTGCACCATCGTATCGGTGTGCTCGATCTCATACGGACCCGGTGTGGCCGATACATAGATAATCTGATCCATCTTGCCCTCGAACTCATCGAATTTGAGTGGACGATTATCCAATGCTGACGGCAGTCGGAAACCATGTTCAACCAATACCGTCTTCCGCGCCTGGTCACCATTGTACATCGCACGGATCTGTGGCAGAGTCACGTGAGACTCATCGACCACAATCAACATGTCATCCGGGAAGTAATCCATCAATGTGTATGGGGTATCGCCGCGTTCTCGGAAAGTCAGTGGACCGGAATAGTTCTCAATCCCCGAACAGAATCCAACTTCCTTCATCATCTCGATATCATACCGTGTGCGCTGCTCCAGTCGCTGAGCCTCCAGCAGTTTCCCCTGTTCACGCAACACTTCAAGACGCTCCTCCAGTTCACGCTCAATGTTCACCAGCGCAACCTTCATCGTCTCTTCTTGCGTTACGAAGTGAGACGCCGGGAAGATGGCAATATGTTCACGTTCACCAATCAGTTCTCCGGTTAACACATCAATCTCCGTAATTTTCTCGATCTCATCACCAAACAATTCAACCCGAATTGCATGTTCGCCCTTGGAGGCAGGGAAAATCTCAACAACATCCCCACGAACACGGAACGTACCCCGTACAAAGTTAATATCGTTCCGCTGATACTGGATCTCTACCAGACGAGACAAAATCTGATTGCGTGGTTTCTCCATGCCTACCCGAAGTGACAGCAACATGCTTGAATACGAGTGCGGTGAACCCAAACCATAAATGCAGGAAACACTCGCTACAATGATGACGTCCCTGCGCTCAAACAACGAACTTGTCGCTGCGTGCCGCAGTTTGTCGATCTCTTCATTAATACTTGAATCCTTCTCGATATACGTATCGGAGGACGGGATATATGCTTCTGGCTGAAAATAATCGTAATAACTAACGAAATACTCAACCATGTTATTAGGAAAAAAATCTTTAAACTCACTTGCAAGCTGCGCTGCCAACGTTTTGTTGTGTGCAATAATCAGCGTCGGACGTTGCAGTTGGGCTATCGTCTGGGCTATCGTAAACGTCTTACCCGTACCCGTTGCACCCAGCAGTGTCTGGTACCTCTTCCCCTCCTGAACACCCTTCACCAATTCTTTAATGGCTGCCGGCTGATCACCTTGGGGAGAAAACTCTGACTCGATTTCGAACGTTTTGTCGCTCATTATAATATCGCTCATTGCCGTATCTCACCCTATCGTCTAAAATAATAGTCACTATATATTGTCGAAGTTCCCCGAATTTTCATATGGGAAAACTTATAGTAATAGGAATATTTGTTCCCGTTTAATTATACCTCGTTCGTTTTAGTGATGCAAACGTGAAATGAAGATAGGAGTGGGTTAATTTATGGATATTGCGACACTTATCGGTATTATTGCCGGAATTGCCGCAGTCATTAGCGGTTTTTTGTGGGAAGGCGGCCAATTGTCTGGTCTCTTGCAAAAAACGGCTGCTTTAATTGTATTCGGTGGAACGATTGCTGCTGTGGTTGCCAGTTTCCCGGCGCATCGCCTGCGTACGATTCCAGCTGCCCTGCGTATGGCTTTTGGACGTAACAATAATGATTCAGGTTTGTGGGTTGAAGAACTGGTAGAGATGTCTTCAATCGCACGCCGCTCAGGTGTACTTGCATTGGAACGCAAGGTTATGAATCATCCGCATCCATTTTTGCAAGACGGTATTCAGATGGTTGTTGATGGTACCGATCAGGATGTGGTTCGCCAGATCCTGGAGATGGAGATTGACTCGATTGAACAAAAACATGAGGGTTATGCCAAAATATTTGAATCCGCTGGTGGGTACGCTCCAACCATGGGGATCATCGGAACCGTGATGGGACTTATTCAGGTACTTGGCAGTTTGACCGATCCCACAGGACTCGGACCTGCCATTGCTGTTGCCTTTACCGCAACCCTGTATGGGGTCGCCAGTGCCAATCTTATCTTTTTGCCCATTGCCTCCAAGATCAAATCAAGAGGTGCCGATGAAGTGCAGACCATGGAAATGCTTCTCGAAGGTGTACTTGCCATTCAGAACGGTGAGAATCCCCAGCTTGTTCGCAAAAGACTGGAGTCCTTCACCCTCACGCATCGTCAGCATATACGCCCCCTAGCAAAGGAGGGATTGGATGAGTCGGCGCAGTAAACGGCGCGGAAAACGAGAAACTATCGATCATCGGGATCGCTGGATGATTACTTATGCCGATCTCATAACTCTGCTTTTAATCTTTTTTGTCATCATGTATGCCATGAGCAATCTGGATTCCGGTAAATATGACGTCGTTACTCAATCGTTACAAAATACATTTAATGCGTCCGACTCTATCCTTGAGCTTGGTGAGGGAATCGGTGAGAAACCCGGTCAAACGATTACAGAGACTCCACCCTCCGAGGTGCAGGGTGAAGATCCTTCAAAAGGTGAAGGAACCCCTTCCGATTCCGGGACAGCAACACCAGAAGATGAAAACAAGCCGCTCACAGAACGGGAAGAACAGTTCAGATCACAAGAGCAGGAATTGCAAAATCTATTCAATGTGATTACCCAATATATCGAGGATAATAAACTGGAAAACCAGATTTTTGTTGCTGACAAGCCACAGGGCCTATCCATTACACTTAGTGACCGCTTCCTGTTTGACCAGGGACAGGCCGCTCTAAAGGACGGTGCAGCACCAACGCTCAGTAAACTTGCCAGCCTGTTCCGCGATCTGAATACCATTGTCAGCATTGAGGGTCACACCGATAATGTTCCTGTGGGAGCAAACTCCGCCTATACCGATAACTGGCAGCTTTCAGGAGAACGTGCACTGTCTGTATTGCGATTCTTTCTGGATACAGAGAAACTTAACCCGGACAGCTTCCAGTATGCCGGATATGCGGATACTCGCCCAACGGGTGACAACACCACAGCCGCCGGAAGACAAAAGAACCGTCGGGTTGAAATAACGGTCCTGCGTCAGCTCCAGCCTTAATCATCCATATCTCACATAATGCAACATACTCATGCAAAGAAAGCACGCTCTAACTGAATTCAATTCAGCAGAGCGTGCTTTCTTTTATGTCGTATAAACCTTATTTATGCCTCTACTCCTGGCTGGCTAGGGCGTAGAATCGCAGAGCCTACAGTCAGCAAGATGGCAGCCATGCCAAACAAAATCAATAACGGCAATGTGATATCCGATAATGTACCGCCAGCAGAGATCGTCTCCACTGCCTGAATCGCCCACTTCTGTGGAACAAAGTTAGCGAGCTTCTGCATATAGTCCGGCATCAACGAGATTGGCCAGAAACAACCACCTATCATGCAGGTTGGCATAATGACAAGCGAATTCAGCATGTTCGCATTTTTGGGATTACGAATTAATCCTGCCACGGTACTTGCGATCCCCATGGAGACCAGCATGAATGCGGCCAAGATGACGAAATGAATGCCAAAAGGAATACCGGCATCATAATGCAGCAGCCACCTACTGACTCCCAAAACCATAACAATCTGAATCATACCAATGACAAAGCTGCCGAGGAAATTACCAAGCGCAATCTCATACGCACGGACGGGTGCCGTGTATACTCTGGCCATCGTACGTTTCCTGCGATCTTCCATTATCACAGCCACTGCACTGGTCAACAGCCCCATCATAAACATGATTGTAAATCCAGTCACATTGTTCAGGCCTGGCTTGGGATAGATCTGCAGAGCGGTGACTTCACCAGCGACTTGATGTTTTCCTATCTCCTGTAAAAGCTGTTCAAATGGCTTCTGTATACTCGATAGTATATCTGTCTCACTTGAGACAGGACCTGCTGCCACCTTAACAGCTGAAGCAGATTGTAACAATCCGTTCGTCAAACCTTCAACTGCTGCTCGTAGGGTATAGGAACTTTCACTTATACGCAGTTCCACCAATTGAATTTCGGTTGGCTTTCCTTGTAACAGATCCTCCGTATAATGTGCCGGAATGATGATGCCAGAACTTCCTTTTTGCTGAGCGATGGCTTCCTTCACTTCTGCTTCGTTTGTCATCGGTTTGAGCAGATACTCCTCTTTGCCGGCAAGTTCATGAATCATCCATGTCCCTGCCACCCCTCCATCCTCATTCACATAGGGAATAACAGTACGTGTAATCTGCTCGCTTCCAAAAAGAGCAACCGCTCCTGTAACCACCAGGCAAGGCAGAAGCAGAAACGTAATGAAGCCCATTTTACGGCCAAGGGTACGTCTAATCATCAACCAGGCGATGTGTAGACTATTCATATCGGTATCCTGCCTTTCTATAGATCATTCCTGAGATGAACAGTAATACAGCGCATACCACGCCTAACATTAGAATGTTATACACAATCTCTGCTACAGGTGCATCCAACATCATTCTCAGAAAACTCTGGAGCGCCCAGTGGTTAACCGTAAATAGGCTAAGCCGTTGTACAAAATCAATCGGAATGGGCATGAACCCACCGCTGATGAATGTCATGGCAACGATGATACCTTGTAGCGTTGCACTGGCCGATGCCGTGCTTTTGCATACCAATGCCACGATCACGCCAAGAGTCATAGATGCCAATGTGATACATACACAAGTCAGCACAATATACCAAGGATGGGTTCCCCAATCCACACCGTAGAACCAATACGTCATAAGTATGATCGTTGTTGCTTGTAAGAAAGCGAGCAGACTATTGCCTGCAATTTTGCCAGCGAAAATAACTCCGTTACCTATCGGCGCAGCCTGAAGGCGAATTAACGTTTTGTTATCCCGTTCCCCAAAAAGGCTGGTACTGGTTGTCATGCCCGAGTACAACATGAACATTGCCAGCATGGAAGCTGCATAGTATTGGGAGGCACTATACGCCGTACCTGTCTTACCGGGATTAGTGACAGCAATGGAGGTGGAATTCGCCGTACCAGACTCCGAAGCAGAGGCCATGGCAGCAATTACTTCCGGACCGAGCACTTTGGTAATCGCCATCTGTCGGTTCCATTCATCCGTAAAACGCGTGAACAAAGTTTCACCCAAGGTATTAAGTGTGTTGTCCTTTCCTCGTATCCACTGTAACCTGGCCTCTTTCCCCATCATCACGTTTTGCTCAAAATCCAAAGGAATCATTACAGCAAAGTCCAGCTTGCCGGTACGCAGTGAATGAACGGCCTCTTCTTCTGTCGTAAAGTTCTGCACCTTGACCATCTCAGCCACTTCCGAGGATTTAACGAATGTATCCATCGCTTGATTAACCGTACTTGATCCTCCGCCAGATTCAGTGCTCAAATGGATGATTCCCACACGTACAGTATCCGGAATAACATCCTTCGCCGTACCCATCGTACTGGAAAGTGCCGTACCCAATATAAAAATCAGTAACAACGGCAGAATGAACAGGTTCAACACTACAGACCGAATCTTAAGAATACGCCTCAATTCAAAGATGCAAATATGCCATATATTCATCTCTTGTTCCCCCTAGTCCCGAAGCGTACGCCCGGTCAGATTGAGGAACAACGTTTCCAGATCCGGCTCTTCGACCTTGAGCGACTGAATGGCTACTTCATGTTTGCTGCAAATGAAGAGCAGATCCTGCAGATCCTGCTGTGCCGAAGGCAGCGTAATGGTCAGTGTATTCTCTGAAACGTCTACCATCCGTACGCGGGGGTGAAGTTTCAGTTCTTCCACGACGTCGGCACCGATACCGGAAGTGGAGAGCACTACTTTTTCCTCCGATGCTACCCGTTCTCTCAACTCTGCTTCAGTCCCACAGGCAATAATTCGCCCCTGATCCATAATCGCGACCCGGTGACTAATCGCCGCCACTTCCTCCATGTAATGGCTTGTATATATGATCGTTGAACCCATCTTGTTGAGTGTGCGTACCGATTCAAGGATATGATTCCGAGATTGCGGATCAATGCCCACTGTAGGTTCATCCATAATTATTAGATCCGGGCGATGTGTAATCGCACATGCGATGTTTAATCTGCGTTTCATACCACCAGAGAAGGTCGAGGGGGCATCCTTTGCTTTATCCTGTAACCCTACAAATTCAAGGGACTCCTGCACTCTTTCCTTAAGCAATTTTCCACGCAGTCCATACAGTCTGGCAAAAAAGGTCACATTCTCCGCAGCAGACATGGTTTCGTATAAAGCCAGATCCTGCGGAACGAGTCCGATCTTGCGCTTTACTTCTAGCGGTCGCTCCTTGACCGATATCCCATCTAATCTGATTTCACCCTGATCCATATTCAGGAGCCCTGCAATCATGCTGATGGTGGTACTTTTTCCTGCTCCATTGGGACCAAGCAATCCAAAAATCTCGCCTTTGCCAACACTAAGGTTCAAATGATCCACGGACAGCTTGCTGCCGTATCGTTTTACTACATGATCTACTTCAAGTATGCCCATCCCTTTTACGCCCCTTTTCCGTTTCGGCCTTCGCCGCTGGATTTCATAATTTTAGTGTAACGGATCGTAATCTGTAGCGAAGGTACAAAAGGTCATGAATCGAAGGTGACTTAAGTCATCTCCTGATTCGAATGCTGCTTATGGTATAATCAAGGGCGCATTACCAAGAGATTTTCTACTCCACTTTTATATAAAGGATGTCATTTACATATGCCGATGCGGCTTCTGCAATATGGATTAATTATCGTTCCAGCAGTACTGTACATGTTGATGCTGCCCTTGGAAAATGAAGCCGTCTACACCCTGTATATCATCATCGCGCTTGGACTCTCCGTGTGGAAAGATTTCAACCGTTCAAGTACACAGCAGTGGCTGTTGCTTCTGACCGAAATACTCTGGAGCTGCTGGCTGATTGCTTCGTATGGACCATTCCTGCTATTCCTCTCTCTATCCGTGCTCTACGTGTATATATACAGACTGGAGGGAAGTCGGAGATGGTTGATGTTTGCAATTCAGCTTATCGCTAACAATGTCGCTTTGCATTGGCATTATTCTGTCCCACAGGCACAGCAGCCAGGGTTAACCACACTAAATACAACCGCCACTACATTACTCTCCGCAGAGACAACTGCGATGGTTCTTGGCAACCTGCTTCTGCTCATCACAGCGGCTCTGTCCTGGCAGGGATCAAGAACGGCGAGCAGCCGCGGACAACTGGAACAAGTCTATGACGAACTTCGCAGCAAACATTACGAGCTACAGGAAGCGCGTGCGCAATTACTACTATTCGCAAAGCAACTTGAAGGAGCGGCTCAGGCAGAGGAACGCACCCGGATCTCAAGACAGCTTCATGACGATATCGGGCATCGACTGATTCGCACCAAAATGATGTCTGAAGCCGCCCTGCTGACCCTCCCCCGAGATAGGGAACAAGGAACGGAAATGGTGCGACAGATTCGCGATCAATTGGCCAATAGTATGGATGATATGCGCAGCACACTGCACAAACTGCAACCTAATTCCTATGCATCCAAAGCCTACGACCTGGATCGTCTCCTAGAGGAAGTCGGTAGAGATACCGGCGTGAAGATAAATTATGAAGTTCAAGGCCCATCTCATGTGCTGTATCCCAGCATACAGATTGTTTTATACAAAAATGCCAAAGAAGCCCTGACCAATGCACTGCGACACGGTAATGCTTCTTCGATCACAGTGGAGTTGGTATTCGGGGATCAGGAAGTCTGTATGAGCGTAAGTAATGATGGCAAAATCAATCCTCATTCTTCCAAGCGAAACGGCATAGGACAGGAAGGCATGCTTCTGCGCACACAAATGGTGGGAGGAGCCCTGGAGATCCAATCGGCTTATCCGTATACAGTGATTACACGCATTCCAATAACGAACAAAGTTGATATACTCTGAAAAAGGAAGTGAATGTTCTCATGTCCGAACGGAATGATGTAAACCAAGACAATGATTCAGCCCAACTCCCACTTATTCGGCTGATTCTCGCCGATGATGACTATTTCATTCGCGAGAGCCTTAAAGTGCTGCTCGGACTCGAGTCTGGCATTAGTGTTACAGGCACAGTCTCAAATGGACAGGAAGCGTTGGAATTGCTAGAAGCAGGAACGCCTGCGGACGTGGTGTTAATGGATATTCGGATGCCGGAATGTGACGGAGTTGAAGGTACCAAACGCATCAAGGCACGTTTTCCTGAAATCCAGGTGCTCATGCTGACTACGTTTGACGACGATGAGTATATTATTCAGGCATTACAGAATGGAGCTAGCGGTTATTTGCTCAAAAATGTCCCCCCCGAGCGGATCATCCAAGGCATCAAGACCGTACATAACGGCGATATGTTAATTCATCCGGATATTGCCCGCAAATTGGCAGGCCTTCTTCGTCCCGCTGCGATTCCCCTGACACAGAACCCAATCGAAGCCTATGGACTGACACGTATGGAGCTGGCGGTTGCCGAGGCCATTTCGGAGGGGTTGTCCAATAAGGAAATTGCCGCCAAATTGTTCCTCAGTGAAGGCACGGTCAAAAACTATGTCACGGATATTCTGGGTAAGTTGAGCTTGCGTGATCGGACCCAAATCGCCATCTTTATATTAAAACAATAACAAAAAAGGTATTTCCCTTGCCCGTGACGGCGTTCGGAAATACCTTTTTCATGGCTTGATTTATACAACATACTTCATCAAGTATGCTTAGTTGTTACATCTCCACGGACCCTTTATCACTAGCCACCGGGGCTGGCGGTAACGCCAAGGGAGCTTCGTCCCTGTGTGGTTTTTTCAGACGGGCAAACAATTTGAGGTTGATAACATGGAACAACGTCAGTGGACGTAACCGAATCGCCCAGACCTCGTGATTGTCCGGTGCCATAATGACCCCAAGTTGATGATGCTCCCCTTCATAGATCGCTCGTTGCATGAACTTACTTTCTCCTTGGTGATTTCGCACCTCAAGTTTGCAAAAAGCGGGGTTCATCCGCAGAGCACGATGCAACTCTTCCGGCGAATGAACCAACTTGCCATTCACCTTGTACAACGTCTCTCCGGCTTCAATCCCCAAATCTGCAGCAGGACTCTCCGGAATAACAGCCAATACTTTCAACCCATGCTGCGGATGGACAAATACCGGACTTCGGTTTTGCTCTTCAAACGCGCTGTACCATACCAGAAATTCATGTCCAATAAATGCAATCAGCGCAGCAACCACCATGAGTGGAGACCACCATGCCGCAAGCAAACTGAACACGAGCAAAGTTGCCCCATATATCATCAACCGTTTTGATGAGATCTGCACCTTTTGTGACGGAAGCATACTCTGCGTTATCTCACCGAATCCGAGCATAATCGGCAATGCAACCAGCATGTAACTATGTCCCGCATTCATCAGTGGATTCCAAGCCAGCTCCGCGCCACTACCTGTTACCGGGACAAGAATCAGTAGAGGAATGGCCCAGAACTGTTGCAGTTGATATCCACCAACCAGTTTCCCGCGTTTTCCCTCGAAGAGAAGTGGTGATGCCATCGATACCCCCTGCATGCGTACCAACAGGGCTTCACCCATATGTAGAAGCGCCGCCAGGACAAGCAGTGCTGGCATATCCAGGGCACGTAGCGTTTCCGTGATAGTGCCCATCCAACCCGATGGTTGCCAGCCTGAAGCCAGATTCAAACCAAATTGCAGCACACCCAGTAACCCGGCCGCATAAGCAAAGCACAGATACCGGATACGGAACAAGGATAGAATTAATGTTGCAGCCCATATGCATATCAGACTTCCCAGTGTAAGATGTGCACCGAGGAATAGGGACACAATTGAGACGATGGTACCAATGAGTATGCCTCCGAGCACGGCACGAATCGTCTGTGTTATTGAGCTTTGCAACCGAACATGGAACAATTTACGCTCCTGCAGTAACTGACGATGATAGATCAGCGCAATCAGGATCACCGCAATATAATAAAACGGCTGAATAAACAACTGCAACATAGCTTCCCCTAATGTAGTTAACCACGGCCATACCCATTCCATTGTGGTCAGTCACCCCTCTCTTTCAGCCGGTTCAGAAAAAAAGAAGGCTGAAAATCAGCCTTCTTTATGGCTTCGACACAGCGGACGAAATATCCTTCGAGACATTTTCGATCGCGCGTTTCAGCTGTGCATCATATTGAGGATTGGCAATACGTTCAATCAGAGCCGCTTCCAGTGATTCAGCGGTTTTCTCGTCAATCTGGCCTGTAGCCTGAATGCCCTTTTGCTTCTGGAATGCCTTGACCGCTTCTTCCGTCTTCTGGTCGTAGTATCCATCCACACGATCCGGTTTGAAATCGAGTCCTCTCAGCATCGTCTGCGCACTTTTCACATCCGTGCTATTGCTGTCATATTTCAGTGGTAACTTCTCTTTGTTAATCGGTGCCACCGAGAAATAATCCGGCTGGTCTACCGCAATATCCGGTTTGATACCTTTTTCATGAATCCAGTCTCCGTTCGGAGTGAGCCACTTGGCAATGGTTATCTTCAGCAAGCTGCCGTCACCCATCTGCTTGTCATAACTCGTCTGTACGGTTCCTTTACCAAAGGAGTTTTCACCAATCAACTTAGCACCTGCTGACTGTTGTAATGCACCGGCCAAAATCTCCGAAGCACTCGCACTACCTTTGTTCATCAAAACTGTGACTGG
This window contains:
- the uvrB gene encoding excinuclease ABC subunit UvrB, whose protein sequence is MSDIIMSDKTFEIESEFSPQGDQPAAIKELVKGVQEGKRYQTLLGATGTGKTFTIAQTIAQLQRPTLIIAHNKTLAAQLASEFKDFFPNNMVEYFVSYYDYFQPEAYIPSSDTYIEKDSSINEEIDKLRHAATSSLFERRDVIIVASVSCIYGLGSPHSYSSMLLSLRVGMEKPRNQILSRLVEIQYQRNDINFVRGTFRVRGDVVEIFPASKGEHAIRVELFGDEIEKITEIDVLTGELIGEREHIAIFPASHFVTQEETMKVALVNIERELEERLEVLREQGKLLEAQRLEQRTRYDIEMMKEVGFCSGIENYSGPLTFRERGDTPYTLMDYFPDDMLIVVDESHVTLPQIRAMYNGDQARKTVLVEHGFRLPSALDNRPLKFDEFEGKMDQIIYVSATPGPYEIEHTDTMVQQIIRPTGLLDPIIELRPTKGQIDDLIGEINDRIAKDERVLITTLTKKMSEDLTDYLKEVGIKVRYLHSEIKTLERMAILRDLRLGVFHVLIGINLLREGLDLPEVSLVAILDADKEGFLRSERSLIQTIGRAARNSEGRVILYGDKVTDSMDKAIKETERRREIQMAYNEKHGITPQTIRKKVRDVIEATKVAESKKDYLTGAAEKMSKKDRQALIQRLEVEMKDAAKNLQFERAAELRDALLELRAE
- a CDS encoding flagellar motor protein, which encodes MDIATLIGIIAGIAAVISGFLWEGGQLSGLLQKTAALIVFGGTIAAVVASFPAHRLRTIPAALRMAFGRNNNDSGLWVEELVEMSSIARRSGVLALERKVMNHPHPFLQDGIQMVVDGTDQDVVRQILEMEIDSIEQKHEGYAKIFESAGGYAPTMGIIGTVMGLIQVLGSLTDPTGLGPAIAVAFTATLYGVASANLIFLPIASKIKSRGADEVQTMEMLLEGVLAIQNGENPQLVRKRLESFTLTHRQHIRPLAKEGLDESAQ
- a CDS encoding flagellar motor protein MotB, whose protein sequence is MSRRSKRRGKRETIDHRDRWMITYADLITLLLIFFVIMYAMSNLDSGKYDVVTQSLQNTFNASDSILELGEGIGEKPGQTITETPPSEVQGEDPSKGEGTPSDSGTATPEDENKPLTEREEQFRSQEQELQNLFNVITQYIEDNKLENQIFVADKPQGLSITLSDRFLFDQGQAALKDGAAPTLSKLASLFRDLNTIVSIEGHTDNVPVGANSAYTDNWQLSGERALSVLRFFLDTEKLNPDSFQYAGYADTRPTGDNTTAAGRQKNRRVEITVLRQLQP
- a CDS encoding ABC transporter permease, translating into MNSLHIAWLMIRRTLGRKMGFITFLLLPCLVVTGAVALFGSEQITRTVIPYVNEDGGVAGTWMIHELAGKEEYLLKPMTNEAEVKEAIAQQKGSSGIIIPAHYTEDLLQGKPTEIQLVELRISESSYTLRAAVEGLTNGLLQSASAVKVAAGPVSSETDILSSIQKPFEQLLQEIGKHQVAGEVTALQIYPKPGLNNVTGFTIMFMMGLLTSAVAVIMEDRRKRTMARVYTAPVRAYEIALGNFLGSFVIGMIQIVMVLGVSRWLLHYDAGIPFGIHFVILAAFMLVSMGIASTVAGLIRNPKNANMLNSLVIMPTCMIGGCFWPISLMPDYMQKLANFVPQKWAIQAVETISAGGTLSDITLPLLILFGMAAILLTVGSAILRPSQPGVEA
- a CDS encoding ABC transporter permease; translation: MNIWHICIFELRRILKIRSVVLNLFILPLLLIFILGTALSSTMGTAKDVIPDTVRVGIIHLSTESGGGSSTVNQAMDTFVKSSEVAEMVKVQNFTTEEEAVHSLRTGKLDFAVMIPLDFEQNVMMGKEARLQWIRGKDNTLNTLGETLFTRFTDEWNRQMAITKVLGPEVIAAMASASESGTANSTSIAVTNPGKTGTAYSASQYYAASMLAMFMLYSGMTTSTSLFGERDNKTLIRLQAAPIGNGVIFAGKIAGNSLLAFLQATTIILMTYWFYGVDWGTHPWYIVLTCVCITLASMTLGVIVALVCKSTASASATLQGIIVAMTFISGGFMPIPIDFVQRLSLFTVNHWALQSFLRMMLDAPVAEIVYNILMLGVVCAVLLFISGMIYRKAGYRYE
- a CDS encoding ABC transporter ATP-binding protein, whose product is MGILEVDHVVKRYGSKLSVDHLNLSVGKGEIFGLLGPNGAGKSTTISMIAGLLNMDQGEIRLDGISVKERPLEVKRKIGLVPQDLALYETMSAAENVTFFARLYGLRGKLLKERVQESLEFVGLQDKAKDAPSTFSGGMKRRLNIACAITHRPDLIIMDEPTVGIDPQSRNHILESVRTLNKMGSTIIYTSHYMEEVAAISHRVAIMDQGRIIACGTEAELRERVASEEKVVLSTSGIGADVVEELKLHPRVRMVDVSENTLTITLPSAQQDLQDLLFICSKHEVAIQSLKVEEPDLETLFLNLTGRTLRD
- a CDS encoding sensor histidine kinase, with translation MPMRLLQYGLIIVPAVLYMLMLPLENEAVYTLYIIIALGLSVWKDFNRSSTQQWLLLLTEILWSCWLIASYGPFLLFLSLSVLYVYIYRLEGSRRWLMFAIQLIANNVALHWHYSVPQAQQPGLTTLNTTATTLLSAETTAMVLGNLLLLITAALSWQGSRTASSRGQLEQVYDELRSKHYELQEARAQLLLFAKQLEGAAQAEERTRISRQLHDDIGHRLIRTKMMSEAALLTLPRDREQGTEMVRQIRDQLANSMDDMRSTLHKLQPNSYASKAYDLDRLLEEVGRDTGVKINYEVQGPSHVLYPSIQIVLYKNAKEALTNALRHGNASSITVELVFGDQEVCMSVSNDGKINPHSSKRNGIGQEGMLLRTQMVGGALEIQSAYPYTVITRIPITNKVDIL
- a CDS encoding response regulator transcription factor, with protein sequence MSERNDVNQDNDSAQLPLIRLILADDDYFIRESLKVLLGLESGISVTGTVSNGQEALELLEAGTPADVVLMDIRMPECDGVEGTKRIKARFPEIQVLMLTTFDDDEYIIQALQNGASGYLLKNVPPERIIQGIKTVHNGDMLIHPDIARKLAGLLRPAAIPLTQNPIEAYGLTRMELAVAEAISEGLSNKEIAAKLFLSEGTVKNYVTDILGKLSLRDRTQIAIFILKQ
- a CDS encoding PDZ domain-containing protein encodes the protein MEWVWPWLTTLGEAMLQLFIQPFYYIAVILIALIYHRQLLQERKLFHVRLQSSITQTIRAVLGGILIGTIVSIVSLFLGAHLTLGSLICIWAATLILSLFRIRYLCFAYAAGLLGVLQFGLNLASGWQPSGWMGTITETLRALDMPALLVLAALLHMGEALLVRMQGVSMASPLLFEGKRGKLVGGYQLQQFWAIPLLILVPVTGSGAELAWNPLMNAGHSYMLVALPIMLGFGEITQSMLPSQKVQISSKRLMIYGATLLVFSLLAAWWSPLMVVAALIAFIGHEFLVWYSAFEEQNRSPVFVHPQHGLKVLAVIPESPAADLGIEAGETLYKVNGKLVHSPEELHRALRMNPAFCKLEVRNHQGESKFMQRAIYEGEHHQLGVIMAPDNHEVWAIRLRPLTLFHVINLKLFARLKKPHRDEAPLALPPAPVASDKGSVEM